The proteins below come from a single Natrinema sp. SYSU A 869 genomic window:
- a CDS encoding SDR family NAD(P)-dependent oxidoreductase, which translates to MNGQTAIVTGGTRGIGRAVAEAFGADGATVIVGARDAEEVEETVDALEDAGVTAAGLRTDVRDEYDVERLTETASRTGEAAGIDIVVPAAGVYHGEAGATPTDDESYSAFDDHWRTNGRGVYATIREALPHLNDGARVLVPTGSVARDGTEGYGSYAISKATAEAVARAFAADTEYVVGCLDPGIVATALSGGNGRDPESVAPMFVWAATEAEPAVVDGEIVGLREWKQATR; encoded by the coding sequence ATGAACGGCCAGACAGCCATCGTAACCGGTGGAACGCGCGGTATCGGACGCGCCGTCGCCGAGGCGTTCGGTGCCGACGGAGCAACCGTCATCGTCGGCGCTCGAGATGCCGAGGAGGTCGAGGAAACCGTCGACGCGCTTGAGGACGCGGGCGTGACTGCGGCGGGGCTCAGAACGGACGTTCGCGACGAGTACGACGTCGAGCGGCTGACCGAGACCGCCTCGCGGACGGGTGAGGCAGCCGGAATCGATATCGTCGTTCCCGCGGCGGGCGTCTACCACGGTGAGGCGGGAGCGACGCCGACTGACGACGAATCGTATTCCGCGTTCGACGATCACTGGCGGACGAACGGTCGTGGCGTGTACGCGACGATCCGGGAGGCGCTACCGCACCTGAACGACGGTGCGCGAGTGCTCGTACCGACGGGTTCCGTCGCTCGAGACGGGACGGAAGGCTACGGCTCCTACGCGATTTCGAAGGCGACGGCGGAGGCAGTGGCACGGGCCTTCGCTGCCGACACCGAGTACGTCGTGGGGTGTCTGGACCCCGGAATCGTCGCGACGGCGCTCTCGGGCGGGAACGGCCGCGATCCCGAGTCCGTCGCGCCGATGTTCGTCTGGGCGGCGACCGAGGCGGAGCCAGCGGTAGTGGACGGGGAGATTGTCGGCCTGCGCGAGTGGAAGCAAGCGACGCGATAG